A single genomic interval of Myxococcales bacterium harbors:
- a CDS encoding NAD-dependent epimerase/dehydratase family protein, which translates to MKALVTGGGGFLGKAIVTKLLERGDTVRSLGRGDYPELTARGVETLRGDLADAEVVMRAVEGCDTVFHVAGKSGMWGPEEEYRLTNLVGTDNVICACRKHAVPRLVYTSTPSVVHSGGDIEGADESLPYAEHFESPYPATKAAAERLVLAANSDQLATVAIRPHLIWGPGDNQLIPRLLERARSGRMRYIGSEDKLIDTVYVDNAAEAHVAAGDRLAPGSACAGKAYFISQGDPRPASEITNAILAAAGLPPVTRRLPIWLAYTIGAIAEATYRLLRIDAEPPLTRFIAQQMSTAHWYDISAARRDLGYEPRISIEEGLEKLHRHFEGLAR; encoded by the coding sequence GTGAAGGCTCTGGTAACCGGCGGCGGCGGCTTTCTGGGCAAGGCCATCGTGACCAAGCTGCTCGAACGAGGCGATACGGTGCGGAGTCTTGGGCGCGGGGACTACCCCGAGTTGACCGCCCGAGGCGTCGAGACGCTGCGCGGTGACCTGGCCGATGCGGAGGTCGTAATGCGCGCCGTAGAAGGATGCGACACGGTCTTCCACGTAGCGGGGAAATCCGGCATGTGGGGGCCCGAGGAAGAATATCGGCTGACCAATCTCGTCGGGACCGACAACGTCATTTGCGCCTGTAGAAAACACGCCGTTCCGCGGCTCGTGTACACCAGCACGCCCAGCGTCGTGCACTCGGGAGGCGACATCGAAGGCGCAGACGAATCTCTGCCCTACGCCGAACACTTCGAAAGTCCGTACCCCGCCACCAAAGCAGCTGCCGAACGGCTCGTGCTCGCGGCCAACAGCGATCAGCTCGCGACCGTCGCAATACGACCCCACTTGATCTGGGGTCCGGGGGACAATCAACTGATCCCGCGCTTGCTCGAGCGCGCGCGATCGGGCCGGATGCGATACATCGGCAGCGAAGACAAGCTCATCGACACGGTGTACGTGGACAACGCCGCCGAAGCGCACGTGGCCGCCGGCGATCGACTCGCGCCGGGATCCGCCTGTGCGGGCAAGGCGTACTTCATCAGCCAGGGCGATCCGCGACCCGCCAGCGAGATCACCAACGCGATTCTCGCCGCGGCGGGCCTTCCACCCGTGACCCGGCGATTGCCCATTTGGCTCGCCTACACAATCGGCGCAATCGCCGAAGCGACTTACCGACTGCTGCGCATCGACGCGGAGCCGCCGCTGACGCGCTTCATCGCACAGCAGATGTCGACAGCCCACTGGTATGACATCAGCGCCGCGCGCCGCGACCTGGGATACGAACCTCGCATCAGCATCGAAGAGGGACTCGAAAAATTGCACCGTCACTTCGAGGGACTCGCGCGGTAG